The following coding sequences are from one Paenibacillus tundrae window:
- a CDS encoding AraC family transcriptional regulator: MNRSPVRTTIQAESGIPFRLVYADTKSPQNELPDHLHDWHELIYVYRGQGTIFIDMGLEDMTEGDLFIIPGNTVHRALPDEKNPVTSSALFFSPGLLASAAGVSSSALLALFERCRKRRVYKRQLSSAERSTVAALIEDIQHEFELNSHLSAHAALLRLQLLLITLERLDATDPENPPRPVPGPSWLSATLSSIDDKLRNGLSLPELAQQAAVSPAHFSRAFKRYTGMTLTDYALARRVIMAKEHLLKSDETMASIADACGFESLPHFYRQFKKLTGTTPAAYRRTMSR; the protein is encoded by the coding sequence ATGAATCGTTCACCTGTTCGTACAACCATTCAGGCAGAATCAGGCATCCCATTTCGATTGGTGTATGCAGATACCAAATCACCTCAGAATGAATTGCCCGATCATCTTCACGATTGGCATGAGCTTATCTATGTATACCGTGGTCAAGGAACTATTTTTATCGACATGGGGCTTGAGGATATGACTGAGGGGGATCTCTTCATTATTCCAGGAAACACGGTGCACCGAGCCTTACCTGATGAAAAGAACCCCGTTACCTCTTCTGCGCTGTTCTTCAGCCCAGGTTTATTAGCGTCTGCGGCTGGTGTCAGTTCATCCGCTTTACTAGCCTTATTTGAACGTTGTCGTAAACGTCGCGTGTATAAACGCCAGCTATCCTCAGCCGAACGTTCCACAGTCGCTGCATTAATTGAAGATATTCAGCATGAGTTTGAACTGAACAGTCATCTTAGCGCACATGCCGCGTTGCTCAGACTACAACTATTGTTGATCACACTAGAAAGGCTTGATGCCACAGATCCCGAGAATCCCCCTCGCCCGGTACCTGGGCCAAGCTGGTTATCTGCGACGCTAAGCAGCATCGACGACAAACTTCGTAACGGCTTATCTCTGCCAGAGCTCGCGCAGCAAGCTGCCGTCTCACCTGCCCATTTCAGCCGTGCCTTCAAGAGATATACAGGCATGACACTAACCGACTATGCACTTGCACGTCGGGTTATTATGGCTAAGGAGCATCTGCTCAAAAGTGATGAAACAATGGCCTCTATTGCGGATGCCTGTGGATTCGAAAGCCTGCCTCATTTTTATCGTCAGTTTAAGAAGCTTACGGGAACCACTCCAGCAGCCTATCGGAGAACTATGAGCCGTTAG
- a CDS encoding tagaturonate reductase encodes MSASTKRPRLKLNLLGNDGQRKCKEIIERPVKVLQIGEGNFLRGFADWMLHESARQGKFHGSIVVTQPRPGGKAKLEQIREQDGLYTMITRGLSDGKPVERTELISIFSRCMNPYEEWQDFLELAELPSLEFVISNTTESGLKYISSEYVEGEPVQSFPGKLTVFLHRRFERFAGDPTRGLIHLPCELLEGNGDVLRSCVLRHSEDFGYSDAFRTWITEHNLFLNNLVDRIVTGAPTQDEADALTNRWGYEDQLINTAEPYHFWAIQGDEALDKKLPLKQAGLNVHWVKDLKPFQLRKVRILNGAHTLMSSLGILQGKQHVRETMEDPQFGSFIREAVHEEIIPALNMPDLNLGLYAEEIFERFLNPYIDHKLQDIALNTIGKFKVRVLPTLLSYEQNEGNWPSRLLRGFAGLLYLYRPVSTPEGYQTQRLNGESFILRDDPQVLSLLAGYWEDYDTLNSNEQQLDRIIGSVLSDVSIWGENLDEREGLREALVHEISLLKGESL; translated from the coding sequence ATGTCGGCTAGCACCAAACGTCCAAGATTAAAGTTAAATTTGCTAGGCAATGATGGACAACGGAAGTGCAAGGAAATCATTGAACGCCCTGTTAAAGTACTACAGATTGGTGAAGGCAACTTCCTCAGAGGATTCGCTGACTGGATGCTTCACGAGAGTGCTAGACAAGGAAAATTTCATGGCAGCATCGTGGTGACGCAGCCTCGTCCGGGAGGAAAAGCGAAGTTAGAGCAGATCAGAGAACAAGATGGATTGTACACGATGATTACTCGCGGATTGTCCGATGGTAAACCTGTGGAGCGTACAGAGCTGATCTCCATATTTTCCCGCTGCATGAATCCATACGAAGAATGGCAGGATTTCTTAGAGCTAGCGGAGCTGCCATCGCTTGAGTTTGTTATTTCCAACACGACCGAGTCAGGTCTGAAATATATATCTTCGGAATATGTAGAAGGGGAGCCGGTTCAATCCTTCCCAGGCAAACTGACGGTGTTTCTCCACAGACGGTTTGAACGTTTTGCAGGAGACCCAACTAGAGGATTAATTCATCTTCCTTGTGAACTTCTCGAAGGTAATGGAGATGTGTTACGCAGCTGCGTCCTTCGCCACAGTGAGGATTTTGGTTATTCAGATGCTTTCCGCACCTGGATTACGGAGCATAATTTATTCTTAAACAACCTGGTAGATCGAATTGTTACAGGAGCTCCAACACAGGACGAAGCAGATGCGTTGACGAATCGCTGGGGATATGAGGATCAGCTAATTAATACAGCAGAGCCTTATCATTTTTGGGCGATCCAAGGGGATGAAGCGTTGGACAAGAAGCTACCCCTGAAGCAGGCAGGATTAAATGTACATTGGGTGAAGGATCTAAAGCCGTTTCAGCTTCGTAAAGTACGTATTCTAAACGGTGCACACACACTTATGTCCTCTTTAGGTATTCTGCAGGGCAAGCAGCATGTGCGGGAGACGATGGAAGATCCTCAGTTCGGATCATTTATAAGAGAAGCTGTGCATGAAGAGATTATCCCTGCATTGAACATGCCAGATCTCAATTTAGGATTATATGCAGAAGAAATTTTTGAACGATTCCTCAATCCATACATTGATCATAAATTGCAGGATATTGCGTTAAACACCATTGGTAAGTTCAAGGTTCGTGTTCTGCCAACACTCCTCTCTTACGAACAAAATGAAGGCAACTGGCCGTCCCGCTTGTTGCGTGGATTTGCAGGGCTGTTATATTTGTACCGCCCAGTGAGTACGCCGGAAGGGTATCAGACACAACGCTTGAACGGAGAGTCATTTATCTTACGAGATGACCCTCAGGTTCTATCCCTCTTAGCTGGGTACTGGGAAGACTACGATACGTTGAATAGCAATGAGCAACAATTAGATCGTATTATTGGTTCCGTATTATCCGATGTATCCATCTGGGGCGAAAACTTGGATGAACGTGAAGGGCTGCGAGAAGCGCTCGTACACGAAATTTCGCTGCTGAAAGGTGAGAGTCTATGA
- a CDS encoding UxaA family hydrolase: MNTTSTVQDWIAIHPQDDVIITLREYTKGETIVLPDDVSFALLDDVPKGHKIAVHHIEAGEDVMKYGFSIGVAKEQIAQGSWIHSHNLKTGLHGLLDYEYNPGLASKTEMPPEHLRSFDGYLRPNGEAGIRNEIWIVNTVGCINKVCEALARMGQSQFGNRVDGVFHFPHPFGCSQLGDDLKYTQQLLASLVEHPNAGGVLVIGLGCENNQVDQFRECIAPEYQGKVRFLKAQETDDELEEGLRLMEELVEVAEQEKRQPLPLSKLKIGLKCGGSDGLSGITANPLVGSVADMLVAAGGTAILTEVPEMFGAETILMNRAANEQVFEDLVDLVNGFKQYFVNHGQNIYENPSPGNKAGGITTLEEKSLGCTQKGGRSEVVDVLRYGKRVTKTGLNIVEAPGNDLVSVTALSAAGAHIVLFTTGRGTPFGGPVPTVKIATQSDLANRKKHWIDFNAGQLLEGQTMDDVKVQLFSQLIDIASGRSQTLSEQHGFREIAIFKDGVIL, translated from the coding sequence ATGAATACAACAAGTACAGTTCAGGACTGGATTGCAATCCATCCTCAGGATGATGTTATTATAACGCTACGCGAATACACAAAAGGCGAAACGATTGTATTGCCTGATGATGTTTCTTTTGCTCTGCTAGATGATGTGCCTAAAGGTCATAAAATTGCGGTGCATCATATCGAAGCTGGAGAAGATGTGATGAAATATGGCTTCTCCATTGGTGTAGCGAAGGAACAAATTGCGCAGGGAAGCTGGATTCACAGCCATAATCTAAAAACGGGTCTGCATGGATTGCTTGATTATGAGTATAATCCAGGACTCGCTTCTAAGACAGAGATGCCTCCCGAACATCTGCGTTCGTTCGATGGTTACCTTCGTCCTAATGGTGAAGCAGGCATACGTAATGAAATTTGGATCGTAAATACTGTCGGCTGCATCAATAAAGTGTGTGAAGCATTAGCGCGAATGGGTCAGTCCCAGTTCGGCAATCGTGTAGATGGTGTATTCCATTTTCCTCATCCGTTTGGATGCTCTCAGCTCGGCGATGACTTGAAATATACACAACAATTGCTCGCTTCGTTGGTAGAACATCCGAATGCAGGCGGAGTGCTGGTCATTGGTCTTGGCTGTGAGAACAATCAGGTAGACCAGTTCCGTGAATGCATTGCGCCTGAATATCAGGGCAAGGTTCGTTTTCTCAAAGCTCAAGAAACAGACGACGAGTTGGAGGAAGGACTACGCCTGATGGAGGAACTGGTAGAAGTTGCTGAACAGGAAAAGCGCCAGCCTCTCCCACTTAGCAAGCTCAAAATTGGTTTGAAGTGTGGGGGATCTGATGGATTATCGGGCATCACGGCCAACCCACTTGTCGGCTCAGTAGCTGATATGCTTGTCGCGGCAGGGGGGACAGCGATCCTGACAGAGGTGCCAGAAATGTTTGGTGCAGAGACGATATTAATGAATCGTGCTGCTAATGAGCAAGTATTTGAGGACTTGGTCGATCTAGTTAATGGTTTTAAGCAATACTTTGTTAATCATGGACAGAACATATATGAGAATCCTTCACCGGGTAATAAGGCTGGTGGCATCACGACATTAGAGGAAAAGTCACTTGGATGTACACAGAAGGGCGGCCGCTCTGAGGTTGTTGATGTGTTGCGTTATGGTAAACGTGTAACCAAAACCGGATTAAATATAGTAGAGGCACCAGGCAATGATCTCGTATCGGTAACGGCGCTTTCTGCTGCGGGTGCTCATATCGTGCTGTTCACGACAGGACGAGGAACACCGTTTGGTGGGCCTGTACCTACTGTCAAAATTGCGACTCAATCTGACCTAGCGAACCGTAAAAAGCATTGGATTGACTTTAACGCAGGCCAACTGCTCGAAGGCCAGACGATGGATGATGTGAAGGTTCAACTGTTCAGTCAATTAATCGACATCGCTTCTGGACGGAGTCAGACGCTGAGTGAGCAACATGGTTTTCGAGAGATTGCCATATTCAAGGATGGGGTAATCTTATAG
- a CDS encoding AlkZ-related protein, giving the protein MINDPITTYEEAVQRIQTIGILPLAPLFPEYPSLSSLTPQENWHKDNALDPWLWRTRFAEEGIAAYGKCIKKKAVLIARDYFPLIHRLLADQTSIQEQYDAGLRSREALKLYERISEQEGIDGRTLRAQAGFAAKEHKKSFDQGLLELQSKTMIVISGTKEKEGLEEGKVAWNSSAYETTGHWMNSHGVQPFGGSIAEAQALLVSKLEPHTPPIALSKIKKALGIQ; this is encoded by the coding sequence ATGATTAACGACCCTATCACGACTTATGAAGAGGCGGTTCAGCGCATCCAAACCATAGGCATACTCCCACTAGCACCTTTATTCCCCGAGTATCCTTCACTCTCTTCACTAACCCCACAAGAGAATTGGCATAAGGATAACGCACTTGACCCGTGGCTCTGGCGCACACGCTTCGCCGAAGAGGGAATCGCCGCATACGGAAAATGTATTAAAAAGAAAGCTGTATTGATCGCACGTGATTATTTCCCTTTGATCCACCGATTGCTGGCAGACCAGACGAGCATACAGGAACAGTATGATGCAGGTCTACGATCCCGAGAGGCACTTAAACTATATGAGCGAATTAGTGAGCAAGAAGGGATCGATGGACGTACCTTGCGTGCACAGGCAGGTTTTGCAGCCAAAGAACACAAAAAGTCGTTTGATCAGGGGCTGCTGGAACTTCAGTCCAAAACAATGATTGTTATTAGTGGTACCAAGGAAAAGGAAGGACTCGAAGAAGGCAAAGTGGCTTGGAACAGCTCAGCCTATGAAACGACAGGACACTGGATGAATTCTCATGGCGTACAGCCATTCGGTGGTAGCATTGCCGAAGCTCAGGCATTACTCGTAAGCAAGCTTGAACCGCACACTCCCCCAATTGCTCTATCCAAGATTAAAAAAGCATTAGGTATTCAATAA
- a CDS encoding helix-turn-helix transcriptional regulator, with the protein MNKINRLAAIVMALQHGHETARSLADKFEVSRRTILRDIQSLSEMNVPIIAISGPGGGFQLMEGYVLPPLQLDPVEAATIIFALEGISHHVHTPFQDSRWTVMDKIRGIIPEDVMARIDLMLNQLNHRIHEHNEHIMHFEPSKSSVPYEGWAESSLIRVKALLNHSAMVEAQQDEHIGEGMTEVSPGLWELSFLCPSEDWSWVVRFFYRLGKGAEVLEPEELRNEIRQHAADVFQLYASSFNRC; encoded by the coding sequence ATGAATAAAATAAACCGGCTAGCCGCCATTGTTATGGCTTTGCAGCACGGTCACGAAACGGCACGCTCGTTGGCTGACAAATTCGAAGTGTCACGGCGTACCATTTTACGGGACATCCAGTCCCTGTCAGAGATGAATGTTCCGATCATCGCCATATCCGGCCCGGGTGGTGGCTTTCAGCTCATGGAGGGGTATGTGTTACCTCCGCTGCAATTAGATCCTGTCGAAGCTGCAACGATTATTTTCGCACTTGAGGGGATAAGTCACCATGTGCATACACCATTTCAGGATTCACGTTGGACGGTCATGGACAAGATCAGAGGTATTATTCCAGAGGATGTTATGGCTAGAATCGACCTTATGCTGAACCAGCTAAATCATCGAATTCATGAACATAATGAACATATCATGCACTTTGAGCCTTCTAAGTCCTCAGTACCTTATGAAGGCTGGGCTGAGTCTTCTTTAATTCGAGTGAAAGCGCTATTGAACCATTCGGCAATGGTTGAAGCACAGCAAGACGAGCATATTGGAGAAGGGATGACCGAGGTCAGCCCTGGTCTATGGGAACTGTCTTTTCTCTGTCCATCCGAAGATTGGTCATGGGTCGTACGTTTCTTTTATCGATTAGGTAAGGGAGCAGAGGTCTTAGAACCTGAAGAGCTTCGGAACGAAATACGCCAGCATGCCGCAGACGTATTTCAATTATATGCATCTTCTTTCAACCGCTGTTGA